One genomic window of Malaciobacter molluscorum LMG 25693 includes the following:
- a CDS encoding MlaD family protein, whose protein sequence is MDTKVNYYKIGIFVISFFILLLTFIFWLGKFGLENVKSDHYVIYINESVSGLNVESAVKFKGVEVGKVEEIKINPNNSEQIQINIKVDKGTPIKEDNFATLGTLGLTGLKYIELKGGSKSSELLEENSSGEKVIKAKISVFASLENSTESISKQINEVLIQMKKLFNNKNLNNISQILNKTQQITQNIEKFSKYIISKEKSLNEILININNITTKGTNSFKNMSNAAQQVNNAANSIKLLSNTLTDEIKKGTYDIKSISEDTIYKMNRTLDTLEDTVIKTQNLIENISNSPSDIIFKKEIKKLGPGE, encoded by the coding sequence ATGGACACAAAAGTTAATTATTATAAAATAGGAATATTTGTAATCTCTTTTTTTATTTTACTTCTCACTTTTATTTTTTGGTTAGGTAAATTTGGATTAGAAAATGTAAAATCAGATCACTATGTAATATATATAAATGAATCTGTTTCTGGATTAAATGTAGAATCTGCTGTTAAATTTAAAGGTGTAGAAGTAGGAAAAGTTGAAGAAATAAAAATAAATCCTAATAATTCGGAACAAATACAAATAAATATCAAAGTTGATAAAGGAACTCCAATAAAAGAGGATAACTTTGCAACATTAGGAACATTAGGTCTTACAGGTTTAAAATACATAGAATTAAAAGGTGGTAGTAAATCTTCAGAATTATTAGAAGAAAATAGCTCGGGAGAAAAAGTAATTAAAGCAAAAATATCTGTTTTTGCATCTTTAGAAAACAGTACAGAAAGTATTTCAAAACAAATAAATGAAGTTCTTATTCAAATGAAAAAACTTTTTAATAATAAGAATTTAAATAATATTTCTCAAATATTAAATAAAACCCAACAAATTACACAAAATATTGAGAAGTTCTCTAAATATATAATAAGTAAAGAAAAATCATTAAATGAAATACTTATTAATATAAATAATATTACAACAAAAGGGACAAATTCTTTTAAGAATATGTCAAATGCTGCACAGCAAGTCAATAATGCAGCAAATAGTATTAAACTTTTATCTAATACATTAACAGATGAGATTAAAAAAGGAACTTATGATATAAAATCAATATCAGAAGATACTATATATAAAATGAATAGAACATTGGATACGTTAGAAGATACAGTTATAAAAACACAAAATCTAATTGAAAATATATCAAATAGTCCAAGTGATATTATATTTAAAAAAGAGATAAAAAAA
- a CDS encoding PQQ-binding-like beta-propeller repeat protein translates to MKYFLILLTSLLIFTGCSSKKYFEVDDTLGDYETNITSLDDNILSFNKDGATLENGEVITKRGVSDFKLPEGFEFINISDNIIISTNYLGKVLLNKSEIDFKTGVVAATLKNDILAIVFMDNSISLYNTKTKKILMKEYYSKSLANDTRIANPYFMGNLILFPTLDGKIIVVNARTNKVIRTIVVDADGKFNNIIFLNVVNDSLIAATTNKIVSVGAGAVNLKKYSIRDIISHDNDIYIATIDGQIIKTDISLNVQNRRKYKYAKFYALAYGNSLYALESQGYLINISNDFNTEKIYNFSFDQEDKVIAIGNTFYLNNEYFTVK, encoded by the coding sequence ATGAAATATTTCTTAATACTATTAACATCTCTACTTATTTTTACTGGTTGTTCTAGTAAAAAATATTTTGAAGTAGATGATACTTTAGGTGATTATGAAACAAATATAACTTCACTAGATGATAATATATTATCTTTTAATAAAGATGGAGCTACATTAGAAAATGGTGAAGTAATAACAAAAAGAGGTGTTTCTGATTTTAAACTTCCAGAAGGTTTTGAGTTTATAAATATTAGTGATAACATTATAATTTCTACAAACTATTTAGGTAAAGTATTACTAAATAAATCTGAAATTGATTTCAAAACTGGTGTAGTAGCAGCAACATTAAAAAATGACATTTTGGCAATTGTATTCATGGATAATTCTATATCTTTATATAATACAAAAACTAAAAAAATATTAATGAAAGAATATTACTCAAAATCATTAGCAAATGATACAAGAATTGCAAATCCATACTTTATGGGTAATCTAATCTTATTCCCTACTTTAGATGGTAAAATTATTGTTGTTAATGCTAGAACAAATAAAGTTATTAGAACTATTGTTGTTGATGCAGATGGAAAGTTTAATAATATAATTTTCTTAAATGTTGTAAATGATAGTTTAATTGCTGCAACAACAAACAAAATAGTATCAGTTGGAGCAGGTGCTGTTAATTTAAAAAAATATAGTATTAGAGATATAATTTCACACGATAATGATATTTATATTGCTACAATTGATGGTCAAATTATAAAAACAGATATATCTTTAAATGTTCAAAACAGACGAAAATATAAATATGCTAAGTTTTATGCACTTGCATATGGGAACTCTTTATATGCACTAGAATCTCAAGGGTATTTAATTAATATAAGTAATGATTTTAATACTGAAAAGATTTATAATTTTTCATTTGATCAAGAAGATAAAGTTATTGCAATAGGAAATACTTTTTATTTAAATAACGAATATTTTACTGTTAAATAA
- a CDS encoding MlaE family ABC transporter permease — protein MQSFDFKPILYNETLKITLYGTLDKFTLPQLIKYLNKKKYIFLEFNLEHLKKIDSIATIYLISLNNINITNKDKFTDQIEYYKKHYISNKNIKKRNSLNYLEKLGKSTYEKIIELNQFIYFFGKLFFFFFYTILNPKKIRFNEILKSIETSAISAISIIALTSFLVGIVIAYQGAVQLEKFGGNIYIVEMVCITMFREIAPLVTAIVIAGRTASSYTAQIGAMQITEEVDAMKTMGFEPTIFLTLPRVFALFISLPLLVFFADAISVFSGMIVAFFDLKITFHEFINRMYQEVELKHFLIGVIKSSFFGIVIAIIGCYRGFQVQNNTTSIGKYTTISVVNAIFTVIALNAIFSVILTESGI, from the coding sequence TTGCAAAGTTTTGATTTTAAACCAATTTTATATAATGAAACTTTAAAAATCACTCTATATGGAACTTTAGACAAATTCACCCTGCCTCAACTTATAAAATACCTTAATAAAAAGAAATATATTTTTCTAGAGTTTAATTTAGAACATTTAAAAAAAATTGATTCTATTGCGACTATATATTTAATTTCACTAAATAATATAAACATTACTAATAAAGATAAATTCACAGATCAAATTGAATATTATAAAAAACATTATATCTCAAATAAAAATATAAAAAAAAGAAATTCTCTTAATTACTTAGAAAAACTTGGTAAATCAACATATGAAAAGATTATTGAATTAAATCAATTTATATACTTTTTTGGAAAATTATTCTTTTTTTTCTTTTATACAATTTTAAATCCTAAAAAAATTAGATTTAATGAAATACTAAAATCAATAGAGACTTCTGCAATAAGTGCGATAAGTATTATTGCATTAACATCATTTTTAGTTGGAATAGTTATAGCTTACCAAGGTGCTGTACAATTAGAAAAATTTGGTGGAAATATATATATTGTAGAAATGGTTTGTATTACAATGTTTAGAGAAATAGCTCCTTTGGTTACAGCAATTGTAATCGCGGGAAGAACAGCAAGTTCATATACAGCTCAAATTGGAGCAATGCAAATAACAGAAGAAGTTGATGCAATGAAAACAATGGGTTTTGAACCTACAATTTTTTTAACATTGCCAAGAGTTTTTGCACTTTTTATATCTTTACCTCTTCTTGTTTTTTTTGCTGATGCAATATCTGTTTTTTCAGGAATGATTGTTGCTTTTTTTGATTTAAAAATTACATTTCATGAATTTATCAATAGAATGTACCAAGAAGTTGAATTAAAACATTTTTTAATTGGAGTAATTAAATCATCATTTTTTGGTATTGTAATTGCAATTATTGGCTGTTATAGAGGTTTTCAAGTACAGAACAATACTACAAGTATAGGTAAATATACTACAATTAGTGTAGTAAATGCAATTTTCACAGTTATTGCATTAAATGCAATTTTTTCTGTGATATTAACTGAAAGTGGTATATGA
- a CDS encoding S41 family peptidase gives MKKFLLASSIALIFSQVAFSNEQEQELPQSRFESLTKLTQVIGTVEKYYVDDIKLEAIVNKAIKGLMEELDAHSTFLDKKSTKEMSIQTNGEFGGLGITVGMRDGALTVISPIDGTPAYKAGVKAGDIILKIDNKSTLNMSLDEAVSLMRGKPKTKIDITVVRKGENKPLKITIVRDIIKIDSVFVKTINKDLLYLRITSFDKNVTKSLIEGLNKHKNIKGIILDLRNNPGGLLTQAIGTVDLFVNSGVIVSQKGRDLTDEEKFYAKSSTTLTDAPMVVLVNGGSASASEIVSGALQDNKRAVIVGEKTFGKGSVQAVLPIVKDRSENIKLTIAKYYLPSGRTIQAKGITPDILSYPGKAVAGDDSQFQIKEADLKKHLKEELEKVDSIKKDNKKSKNDMVITKEDIANDNQLNSAINILKSLIIMSK, from the coding sequence ATGAAGAAATTTCTATTAGCTTCTTCAATTGCTCTTATATTTTCACAAGTTGCATTTTCAAATGAGCAAGAACAGGAGTTACCACAGAGTAGATTTGAATCATTAACTAAATTAACACAAGTTATTGGTACTGTTGAAAAGTATTATGTTGATGATATAAAGCTTGAGGCGATTGTGAATAAAGCAATTAAAGGTTTAATGGAAGAATTAGATGCTCATTCAACTTTTTTAGATAAAAAATCTACAAAAGAGATGTCAATTCAAACAAATGGAGAATTTGGTGGGTTAGGTATTACTGTTGGTATGAGAGATGGAGCATTAACAGTTATCTCTCCAATTGATGGTACCCCTGCATATAAAGCTGGAGTAAAAGCTGGAGATATTATTTTAAAAATTGATAATAAATCAACATTAAATATGAGTCTTGATGAAGCAGTGAGTTTAATGCGAGGAAAACCAAAAACTAAAATAGATATAACTGTAGTAAGAAAAGGTGAAAATAAACCTTTAAAGATTACAATTGTTAGAGATATTATAAAAATTGATTCTGTTTTTGTAAAAACTATAAATAAAGATTTATTATATTTAAGAATTACTAGTTTTGATAAAAATGTTACTAAAAGTTTAATAGAGGGATTAAATAAGCATAAAAATATTAAAGGTATTATTTTAGATTTACGTAATAATCCAGGAGGTCTTTTAACGCAAGCAATTGGAACAGTTGATTTATTTGTTAATTCAGGTGTTATTGTTTCTCAAAAAGGAAGAGATTTAACGGATGAAGAAAAATTTTATGCAAAAAGTTCGACTACCTTAACAGATGCACCAATGGTTGTATTAGTAAATGGTGGTTCTGCGTCTGCTTCAGAAATTGTAAGTGGTGCTTTACAAGATAATAAAAGGGCAGTTATTGTAGGAGAAAAAACTTTTGGTAAAGGTTCCGTTCAAGCAGTATTACCAATTGTAAAAGATAGAAGTGAAAATATTAAATTGACAATTGCTAAATACTATTTACCAAGTGGAAGAACTATTCAAGCTAAGGGGATTACTCCTGATATTCTTTCATATCCAGGAAAAGCTGTAGCTGGTGATGATAGTCAATTCCAAATTAAAGAAGCAGACTTAAAAAAACATTTAAAGGAAGAATTAGAAAAAGTTGATAGCATAAAAAAAGATAATAAAAAATCTAAAAATGATATGGTTATAACAAAAGAGGATATTGCTAATGACAATCAACTAAATTCGGCAATAAATATTTTAAAAAGTTTAATAATTATGAGTAAATAA
- a CDS encoding ABC transporter ATP-binding protein → MMDIIKVENLTTKFDDRTIHNNISFEINEGEIFGILGGSGSGKTTIIRQIVMLQKIQKGKILFLNKDISNLSIEESQQLKNDFSYLFQFGALFSFLNVLENIEVMLKEYTNLPYDLIEKIALTNLKLVGLKEEHAFLYPSELSGGMKKRVALARAIAIEPKVLFLDEPTSGLDPSSAEQFNELILNLKKMLNLTIIVITHDLTTIKHTLDRFIILKDTKIAFEGNIQMALDKNDSFLEDFLTIKKDKNGHKS, encoded by the coding sequence ATGATGGATATAATAAAAGTAGAAAATCTTACTACAAAATTTGATGATAGAACTATTCATAATAATATATCTTTTGAAATAAATGAAGGTGAAATCTTTGGTATTTTAGGAGGAAGTGGATCTGGCAAAACTACAATAATAAGACAAATAGTAATGCTTCAAAAAATACAAAAAGGGAAAATCCTATTTTTAAATAAGGATATATCAAATTTATCAATAGAAGAATCTCAACAATTAAAAAATGATTTTTCATATCTTTTTCAATTTGGAGCACTTTTCTCTTTTTTAAATGTTTTAGAAAATATTGAAGTTATGTTAAAAGAATATACAAATTTACCATATGATTTAATTGAAAAGATAGCATTAACAAATTTGAAACTTGTAGGACTAAAAGAGGAGCATGCTTTTTTGTATCCCTCTGAACTAAGTGGTGGAATGAAAAAAAGAGTTGCACTAGCAAGAGCAATTGCAATAGAACCAAAAGTTTTATTTTTAGATGAACCCACAAGTGGACTTGATCCTTCAAGCGCTGAACAATTCAATGAACTTATATTAAATCTAAAAAAAATGTTAAACTTAACTATAATAGTAATTACTCATGATTTAACAACAATTAAACATACACTAGATAGATTTATTATACTAAAAGATACAAAAATAGCTTTTGAAGGGAATATTCAAATGGCATTAGATAAAAATGATTCATTTTTAGAAGATTTTCTAACAATAAAAAAGGATAAAAATGGACACAAAAGTTAA
- a CDS encoding tetratricopeptide repeat protein yields MSLKENVDFVKNELDSEEKFLESFVKLERFYKKYKILLIILLVVIIATFIGFNVKNYFDNQNKIKANIAFEKVLKNFNDKNAFKTLEESNKKLYQVALYLKAKDEGKTANVDVMFFDSLSKYKKALEDKNLSELNEVSMQRDFLLKEFALFNKALLEATNGKYNDAKATLKLIPKESKVNELVKILNHYLLTK; encoded by the coding sequence ATGAGTTTAAAAGAAAATGTTGATTTTGTAAAAAATGAATTAGATAGTGAAGAAAAATTTCTTGAAAGTTTTGTAAAATTAGAAAGATTTTACAAAAAATACAAAATACTATTAATCATACTTCTTGTAGTAATTATTGCTACATTTATTGGATTTAATGTAAAAAATTATTTTGATAATCAAAATAAAATAAAAGCAAATATAGCATTTGAAAAAGTATTAAAGAACTTCAATGATAAAAATGCTTTCAAAACATTAGAAGAATCAAATAAAAAACTTTACCAAGTAGCTTTATACTTAAAAGCAAAAGATGAAGGTAAAACAGCTAATGTAGATGTAATGTTTTTTGATAGTTTATCAAAATATAAAAAAGCTCTTGAAGATAAAAATTTATCTGAATTAAATGAAGTATCAATGCAAAGAGATTTTTTATTAAAAGAGTTTGCTCTATTTAATAAAGCATTATTAGAAGCAACTAATGGTAAATATAATGATGCAAAAGCAACATTAAAACTTATTCCAAAAGAATCAAAAGTTAATGAATTAGTGAAAATTTTAAATCACTATTTACTTACAAAATAG